A DNA window from Leptolyngbya sp. KIOST-1 contains the following coding sequences:
- a CDS encoding S-layer homology domain-containing protein, giving the protein MSAFRPTALIVSGLSLLLVTGCAGSGLEQSLEADPQLQERPVFGDDIPETNTAATTDSDVTPPPDRSASVPTTGNAQTTGGTGALRIAQLREVPDDLRPFVQDWLALGLVEATQPAKVSDPDVQAGFEPNQPITRSEFAQWLLAANNAFYQDVPAQRIRPATASASPIFQDVPTSHPHFTAIQGLAEAGIIPSAKTGNATAVTFRPDAPLTRETLVLWKAPLDSRTTLPTATTEAVTAAWGFQDAAAIEPLALRAVLADHQIGDFSNIRRAFGYTTLFQPQQSVTQAEAAAAIWRFGNQTEGISAQDLLRQTSSPSGSPTSGQSTNSL; this is encoded by the coding sequence TTGTCTGCGTTTCGTCCTACGGCTCTTATCGTCTCTGGACTCAGTCTGCTGCTGGTGACGGGCTGTGCGGGCAGCGGCCTAGAACAGTCCCTCGAGGCCGATCCACAGCTGCAAGAACGGCCCGTGTTCGGGGACGACATTCCCGAAACGAACACTGCAGCCACCACCGATTCCGACGTGACGCCTCCCCCGGATCGCTCAGCCTCAGTCCCCACCACCGGCAACGCCCAGACGACCGGCGGCACTGGTGCTCTCCGCATCGCTCAGCTCCGCGAGGTGCCCGACGATCTGCGTCCCTTTGTGCAGGACTGGCTGGCCCTGGGCCTGGTTGAAGCCACCCAGCCTGCTAAGGTCAGCGACCCTGACGTTCAGGCTGGCTTTGAGCCCAACCAGCCCATTACTCGGAGCGAATTTGCCCAATGGCTGCTTGCGGCCAACAATGCGTTTTATCAGGATGTCCCAGCCCAGCGCATTCGCCCCGCCACCGCCAGCGCTAGCCCCATCTTTCAGGATGTACCGACGTCCCACCCCCACTTCACCGCCATTCAGGGGCTGGCCGAGGCAGGAATTATCCCCAGCGCCAAGACCGGCAATGCCACGGCGGTTACCTTTCGTCCCGACGCCCCGCTGACCCGCGAGACGCTGGTGCTATGGAAAGCTCCCCTGGACTCCCGCACAACGCTGCCCACCGCGACGACCGAAGCGGTCACCGCCGCCTGGGGCTTTCAGGATGCCGCTGCCATTGAACCCCTGGCACTGCGGGCCGTGCTGGCTGACCATCAGATCGGCGATTTTTCTAATATTCGTCGCGCCTTTGGCTACACCACACTGTTCCAGCCGCAGCAGAGCGTTACCCAGGCTGAAGCCGCCGCCGCCATTTGGCGATTTGGCAACCAAACCGAAGGTATTTCAGCTCAAGATCTGCTTAGACAGACATCCTCGCCGTCAGGTTCCCCAACTTCCGGACAATCCACAAACTCTCTTTAA
- a CDS encoding nucleoside hydrolase: MSSRPLIIDCDPGVDDAIALLLALASADELDLFGITTVAGNVPLALTAANARRICQLAQRPDVPVYAGCPRPLLRSLVTAEDIHGSTGLGPGLLPEPTLPLQTQHAVAFLIEQLTTASTPITLATLGPLTNLAVALIQCPEIAQGIERVVMMGGALGPGNITPAAEFNIYVDPHAAKVVIDAGLPLTMLGLDVTHQVLTTPDRLAALEHLGTPVGTAAAALLRPYGQIDCDRHNLVAPPLHDPCVIAYLLRPDLFTGRPMRLAVETEGTLCLGRTVANAFPSPTTPANATVVETADAEGLYALLTERLGKL, translated from the coding sequence ATGTCTTCCCGCCCGTTAATTATTGACTGCGATCCTGGGGTTGACGATGCGATCGCCCTGCTGCTGGCCCTGGCCTCTGCCGATGAACTGGATCTGTTTGGAATTACTACCGTGGCGGGCAATGTGCCCCTGGCGCTGACGGCGGCAAACGCTCGCCGCATTTGTCAGCTAGCCCAGCGCCCGGATGTCCCCGTGTACGCGGGCTGCCCCCGGCCGCTGCTGCGATCGCTGGTCACCGCCGAAGATATTCATGGCAGCACCGGTCTGGGACCAGGGCTGTTGCCTGAGCCCACCCTGCCGCTCCAGACTCAGCACGCCGTTGCCTTTCTGATTGAGCAGTTGACGACGGCCTCGACCCCGATCACCCTGGCCACCCTGGGGCCGTTGACCAACCTGGCGGTGGCCCTAATTCAGTGCCCTGAGATTGCCCAGGGCATCGAGCGAGTGGTGATGATGGGCGGTGCCCTGGGCCCAGGCAACATTACCCCCGCCGCCGAGTTCAATATCTATGTCGATCCCCATGCGGCGAAGGTTGTGATAGACGCGGGGCTGCCCCTGACCATGCTGGGGCTGGATGTCACCCACCAGGTCCTCACCACCCCCGATCGCCTGGCGGCCCTGGAGCATCTGGGTACCCCGGTGGGGACAGCCGCCGCCGCCCTGCTGCGCCCCTACGGCCAGATCGACTGCGATCGCCACAATCTGGTCGCTCCCCCGCTGCACGACCCCTGCGTGATCGCCTACCTGCTGCGCCCCGACCTCTTCACCGGGCGACCCATGCGGCTGGCGGTGGAAACGGAGGGCACGCTGTGTCTGGGACGCACCGTCGCCAATGCGTTTCCTTCTCCGACTACCCCGGCCAACGCTACCGTGGTTGAAACCGCCGATGCCGAGGGCCTCTATGCTCTTTTGACAGAACGACTTGGGAAACTATAG
- a CDS encoding BMC domain-containing protein, with product MAIAVGVIETQTFPAVLAAADAMVKAGNVTVSVQDRSESGRQFVVVRGLVAEVKRAVAAGLVAANACPNLAEVTTHVIIPNPTDNIDAVLPIGFTPASEPFRV from the coding sequence ATGGCCATTGCCGTCGGCGTCATTGAAACCCAGACCTTCCCGGCTGTGCTAGCCGCCGCCGATGCCATGGTCAAAGCTGGGAATGTCACCGTTTCGGTGCAGGATCGATCCGAAAGTGGGCGACAGTTTGTGGTGGTGCGCGGTCTGGTGGCCGAGGTCAAGCGCGCCGTCGCGGCGGGGCTGGTCGCCGCTAACGCCTGCCCCAACCTGGCCGAAGTCACCACCCACGTGATCATCCCCAACCCCACCGACAACATTGACGCGGTGCTGCCCATCGGCTTTACCCCCGCCTCCGAACCTTTCCGGGTATAA
- a CDS encoding carbon dioxide-concentrating mechanism protein CcmK, with translation MPQAVGSLETRGFPPVLAAADAMVKAGRVTLIGYIRAGSARFAINIRGDVSEVKAAMAAGVEAAENTPGGILETWVIIPRPHENVVAVLPIDFNEETEIYRQAVEQPILPGSVGR, from the coding sequence ATGCCACAGGCCGTCGGGTCGCTTGAAACCAGAGGGTTTCCCCCGGTGCTTGCCGCCGCAGATGCGATGGTAAAAGCAGGGCGCGTTACGCTGATCGGCTATATTCGCGCCGGTAGTGCTCGCTTCGCCATCAACATTCGAGGCGATGTCTCCGAAGTGAAGGCGGCCATGGCAGCCGGGGTAGAAGCCGCCGAAAACACCCCCGGCGGCATTCTCGAAACCTGGGTGATCATTCCCCGCCCCCACGAAAACGTGGTGGCGGTGCTGCCCATCGACTTCAACGAGGAGACTGAGATCTACCGTCAGGCGGTCGAACAGCCGATACTGCCCGGTTCTGTCGGTCGCTAA
- a CDS encoding MSMEG_0565 family glycosyltransferase, protein MAQPLTIALLTYSTKLRGSVVHTLELAQALAQLGHDVCVYALDKDGQGFERDIAARVELIPAQPPPGGLSPDRAIDALIRQRIGEFVDYFLAHPIVCDIYHAQDCIGANALVQLRERGRATNLVRTVHHVEDYPSPYLHQCQDRSIRDPDLCLCVSDRWQAALRHDYGIDAPRVLNGVDLRRFSPAPSGQETAIKARYGLTGAPIFLTVGGIEPRKNSLRLLAAFAQVLTTHPQAQLVMAGGATLFDYEPYRQEFLGLANRLEQQQGPILGKSVMLPGVIPDGDLPALYRAADVFCFPSTKEGWGLVVLEAIASGLPVITADQPPFTEFLSSDQALLVDPNSAAAIAQAMVESLNPALAQRLVACSRTILTQYTWAQSAQLHLQHYRRLLRSPA, encoded by the coding sequence ATGGCTCAACCGCTCACCATTGCCCTGCTTACCTACTCGACCAAGCTGCGGGGCAGCGTTGTTCACACGCTGGAACTGGCCCAGGCGCTGGCTCAGCTCGGTCACGATGTCTGTGTCTACGCCCTCGACAAAGATGGGCAGGGTTTTGAGCGAGACATTGCGGCCAGGGTTGAGCTAATTCCCGCCCAGCCGCCTCCCGGTGGGCTGAGTCCCGATCGCGCCATCGACGCCCTGATTCGTCAGCGGATTGGGGAGTTTGTCGATTACTTTCTGGCCCATCCAATCGTTTGCGATATCTACCACGCCCAGGACTGTATTGGAGCCAACGCATTGGTGCAGCTGCGGGAGCGGGGACGCGCCACCAATTTGGTCCGCACTGTCCACCACGTCGAAGATTACCCCAGTCCCTATCTGCACCAGTGTCAGGATCGCTCAATTCGGGATCCTGATCTATGTTTGTGCGTGAGCGATCGCTGGCAAGCTGCCCTCCGCCACGACTATGGTATCGACGCTCCCAGAGTCCTCAATGGTGTTGACCTGCGGCGGTTTTCCCCCGCTCCCTCAGGCCAGGAGACCGCCATCAAGGCCCGCTACGGGCTAACCGGGGCGCCCATTTTCCTCACCGTGGGGGGCATAGAACCGCGCAAGAATTCTCTCCGCCTGCTAGCAGCCTTTGCCCAGGTGCTGACCACCCATCCCCAGGCCCAGCTGGTGATGGCGGGCGGAGCTACCCTGTTTGACTACGAGCCCTACCGGCAGGAGTTCCTGGGGCTGGCCAACCGGCTAGAGCAGCAGCAGGGGCCAATTCTGGGTAAATCGGTCATGCTGCCGGGCGTTATTCCCGATGGGGATCTGCCTGCTCTCTACCGCGCCGCCGACGTATTTTGCTTCCCATCCACCAAGGAAGGCTGGGGGCTGGTGGTGCTGGAGGCGATCGCCTCGGGCCTGCCCGTGATCACCGCCGATCAGCCGCCCTTTACCGAATTTCTCAGCTCCGACCAGGCGCTGCTGGTGGATCCTAATTCGGCAGCAGCGATCGCCCAGGCGATGGTAGAGAGCCTGAACCCGGCCCTGGCGCAGAGGCTCGTCGCCTGCAGCCGCACCATTCTAACCCAGTACACCTGGGCACAGTCAGCGCAGCTGCACCTGCAGCACTACCGCCGTCTGCTCAGATCTCCAGCCTAG
- a CDS encoding phenylalanine--tRNA ligase subunit alpha: MLDLLQLSGKQRQFVDLLQQQQTVTSLRSLCAQTGFDVNFINGFLRSGALDGYVQWQEHSQQRWVLTAKGEDLGGLLPGVALADRLLAGIRDRATLQADLGPAFSLNYGALRREQAVDLVDGDGEGAVAVLKSSVLSAYQQRQGVFKAIACGEVPAAGAASSLEWLQQQGYITSRVESDYSLTVLPALQALELGNVITALGSELILSGQWREVELKPYDIHAEVPDVAYGRPTILTQCIQRIRDIFLNMGFNEMSGYLVESAFWNFDALFTPQDHPAREVQDTFYLAHPQTLPLPEDPTLVAQVKQVHEANYGGQWTEAEASRAILRAHTTTSTARRLHQLQGKDGKYFSIDRVFRNETVDRTHLAEFHQIEGVVVGELLSVRTLMGYLTYFYERLGFKNLKFKPTYNPYTEPSLEVFAYHPPSDRYLEVGNSGLFRQEMLAPLGGGEKSTVAWGLGLERIAMLLYDVEKLSDLIGPDIRL; this comes from the coding sequence ATGCTCGATCTGCTTCAGCTCAGCGGCAAACAGCGACAGTTTGTAGACCTCTTGCAGCAGCAGCAGACGGTGACAAGCCTGCGATCGCTCTGCGCCCAGACCGGTTTTGACGTCAACTTTATCAATGGCTTTTTGCGCAGCGGTGCCCTGGATGGCTACGTGCAGTGGCAGGAGCATAGCCAGCAACGGTGGGTGCTGACCGCCAAGGGAGAAGACTTGGGCGGCCTGCTGCCGGGGGTAGCCCTGGCCGATCGCCTGCTGGCGGGCATCCGCGATCGCGCCACCCTCCAAGCGGACCTGGGCCCGGCCTTCAGCCTCAACTACGGAGCCCTGCGGCGCGAGCAGGCGGTGGATCTGGTCGATGGCGATGGGGAAGGGGCGGTGGCGGTGCTGAAATCGTCGGTGCTGAGCGCCTATCAGCAGCGGCAGGGGGTATTTAAGGCGATCGCTTGCGGGGAAGTTCCCGCCGCCGGGGCGGCCTCCTCGCTGGAATGGCTCCAGCAGCAGGGCTACATCACCAGCCGAGTGGAGTCAGACTATAGCCTGACGGTGCTGCCCGCCCTGCAAGCCCTGGAACTGGGCAATGTGATCACGGCCCTGGGCAGCGAACTGATTCTGTCGGGGCAGTGGCGGGAGGTCGAGCTAAAACCCTACGACATTCACGCCGAAGTGCCCGACGTCGCCTACGGGCGGCCCACCATTCTGACCCAGTGCATTCAGCGCATTCGCGATATTTTTCTGAACATGGGCTTCAACGAAATGTCGGGCTACCTGGTGGAATCGGCCTTCTGGAACTTCGACGCCCTGTTTACCCCCCAGGATCACCCGGCCCGCGAGGTGCAGGATACGTTTTATCTGGCCCATCCCCAGACCCTACCGCTGCCGGAGGACCCCACCCTGGTGGCGCAGGTGAAGCAGGTGCACGAGGCCAACTACGGCGGCCAGTGGACCGAGGCCGAAGCCAGCCGGGCCATTCTGCGGGCTCACACCACCACCTCCACCGCCCGCCGTCTGCACCAGCTCCAGGGCAAAGACGGCAAGTACTTCTCCATTGACCGGGTGTTTCGCAACGAGACCGTAGACCGCACTCACCTGGCCGAGTTTCACCAGATCGAGGGCGTGGTGGTAGGGGAACTGCTGAGCGTGCGCACCCTGATGGGCTACCTCACCTACTTCTACGAGCGCCTGGGGTTTAAAAACCTCAAGTTTAAGCCCACCTACAACCCCTACACCGAGCCGTCCCTGGAGGTGTTTGCCTACCATCCCCCCAGCGATCGCTACCTGGAGGTGGGCAACTCGGGCCTGTTTCGCCAGGAGATGCTGGCCCCCCTGGGCGGTGGCGAAAAGTCCACGGTGGCATGGGGGCTGGGCCTGGAGCGGATCGCCATGCTGCTCTACGACGTGGAAAAGCTCTCGGACCTGATCGGCCCGGATATTCGTTTGTAG
- a CDS encoding TIGR02450 family Trp-rich protein codes for MVRKQKYPHLLGSKWTARQKTEGWRHFQVANRKQEGAWVFAELVASCDPTVRLWVNAKQLKNRALWQPGWQPLSRLGAEDGEQDSWLN; via the coding sequence ATGGTCCGTAAACAAAAATACCCCCATCTGCTGGGCTCCAAGTGGACGGCACGCCAAAAGACCGAAGGCTGGCGGCACTTTCAGGTGGCTAACCGCAAGCAGGAGGGGGCATGGGTTTTTGCTGAGCTGGTGGCGTCCTGCGATCCGACGGTACGCCTGTGGGTCAACGCCAAGCAGCTAAAAAATCGCGCCCTTTGGCAGCCTGGGTGGCAGCCGCTCAGCCGCCTTGGGGCGGAGGATGGGGAGCAGGATTCCTGGTTAAACTAG
- a CDS encoding DUF2973 domain-containing protein translates to MWHVIYIIAFAVLAMMAIANLVRNLILLGGNARNPQAPRTYGGGQQTGQGDRSVPHPELLDQDGQVIREPLLVMKSISVKDAREQLDALYNGTNPPLDDAEDNGSEAEL, encoded by the coding sequence ATGTGGCACGTCATTTATATCATTGCATTTGCGGTTCTGGCCATGATGGCGATCGCGAATCTGGTTAGAAACCTGATTTTGCTCGGCGGCAACGCCCGCAATCCTCAGGCGCCTAGAACCTACGGGGGTGGGCAGCAGACCGGTCAGGGCGATCGCTCCGTGCCCCACCCCGAACTGCTCGACCAGGACGGCCAGGTCATCCGCGAACCGCTGCTGGTGATGAAGTCGATTTCGGTCAAAGACGCCCGCGAACAGCTGGACGCCCTCTACAACGGCACCAACCCTCCCCTCGATGACGCCGAAGACAACGGCTCTGAGGCGGAGTTGTAG
- a CDS encoding thiol-disulfide oxidoreductase DCC family protein, which yields MTTTAAAAAEVPNATWKIKLLYDGDCPLCLREVNFLRKRDGGRGLVAFTDIAAADYSPDDNGGVDFATAMGRIHAVLPDGTVIKNVEVFRQIYSVLGLGWIYAPTGWPLIGPLVDWVYGVWANWRLAVTGRPSLKTILAEREARLGSGCSDRCQV from the coding sequence ATGACGACTACCGCTGCCGCTGCTGCTGAAGTGCCAAACGCCACCTGGAAAATAAAGCTGCTCTACGACGGCGACTGCCCCCTGTGCCTGCGGGAAGTGAACTTTTTGCGAAAAAGAGACGGCGGACGCGGCCTGGTGGCCTTTACCGACATTGCCGCCGCCGATTACAGTCCTGACGACAACGGTGGCGTTGACTTTGCCACCGCCATGGGGCGCATTCATGCGGTGCTGCCCGACGGCACCGTGATCAAAAATGTGGAAGTCTTTCGCCAGATCTACTCAGTCCTGGGCCTGGGCTGGATTTACGCCCCCACGGGATGGCCGCTGATTGGCCCGCTGGTGGACTGGGTCTATGGGGTTTGGGCTAACTGGCGGCTGGCGGTCACAGGCCGTCCCAGTCTCAAGACTATCCTGGCTGAGCGGGAGGCACGCCTGGGGTCAGGATGCAGCGATCGCTGCCAGGTTTGA
- the crtB gene encoding 15-cis-phytoene synthase CrtB, translating to MLQLTDSPPIQSLSSVEDAYEVCRRVTAKYSKTFYTGTMLMAPAKRRAIWAIYVWCRRTDELVDGPQAQFTSEKTLDRWEAQLESIFAGCPVDDEDVALVDTLEQFPLDIQPFRDMIAGQRMDLHRNRYETFEDLELYCYRVAGTVGLMSTTVMGVDTQLQTAPWSQHQTLDPTPQAIALGIANQLTNILRDVGEDARRGRIYLPLADLAAFDYTEADLMAGVVDDRWRALMAFQIDRARQFYAEAESGIGLLSEDARWPVWSALALYRQILDVIEENDYDVFSQRAFVPSLRKLLTLPGTLLKARVL from the coding sequence ATGCTGCAACTGACGGATTCCCCCCCCATCCAATCCCTATCCTCCGTTGAGGATGCCTACGAGGTATGTCGGCGCGTCACGGCCAAATATTCCAAGACGTTCTACACGGGCACCATGCTAATGGCCCCCGCCAAGCGGCGCGCCATTTGGGCCATCTACGTCTGGTGTCGCCGTACTGACGAGCTGGTGGATGGGCCGCAGGCGCAGTTTACCAGCGAGAAAACCCTCGATCGCTGGGAAGCGCAGCTAGAGTCAATTTTCGCCGGCTGTCCTGTGGACGATGAGGATGTGGCCCTCGTCGATACCCTGGAGCAGTTTCCCCTCGATATTCAGCCCTTTCGCGACATGATTGCAGGCCAGCGGATGGATCTGCACCGCAATCGCTACGAGACGTTTGAGGATCTAGAGCTCTATTGCTACCGGGTCGCCGGTACCGTGGGGCTGATGTCAACGACGGTGATGGGCGTCGATACCCAGCTCCAGACTGCCCCCTGGAGCCAGCATCAAACCCTTGATCCCACGCCCCAGGCGATCGCGCTAGGCATTGCCAACCAGCTCACCAACATTCTGCGCGATGTGGGCGAGGATGCCCGCCGAGGGCGCATTTATCTGCCTCTGGCCGACCTCGCCGCCTTCGACTACACCGAAGCCGACCTGATGGCGGGGGTGGTAGACGATCGCTGGCGTGCCCTGATGGCCTTTCAGATCGATCGCGCCCGGCAGTTCTATGCTGAAGCAGAGAGCGGCATTGGGCTGCTGAGCGAAGATGCCCGCTGGCCCGTATGGTCGGCCCTGGCCCTCTACCGCCAAATTTTGGACGTAATTGAGGAAAACGACTACGACGTCTTTAGCCAGCGGGCCTTTGTGCCCTCCTTGCGCAAGCTGCTCACGCTGCCCGGCACCCTGCTCAAGGCCCGGGTGCTCTAA
- the glyA gene encoding serine hydroxymethyltransferase — protein MPQTNFDFLQESDPLLASIVQRELQRQRDHLELIASENFTSAAVLAAQGSVLTNKYAEGLPGKRYYGGCAFVDEAEQLAIDRAKELFGAAHANVQPHSGAQANFAVFLALLEPGDTILGMDLSHGGHLTHGSPVNVSGKWFKVVQYGVSRDTEQLDFDQIRALAVEHRPKLIICGYSAYPRTIDFEKFRAIADEVGAYLMADIAHIAGLVAAGQHPNPLPHCDVVTTTTHKTLRGPRGGLILTRDLELGKKFDKAVFPGSQGGPLEHVIAAKAVAFGEALKPEFRTYAIQVIANAKRLAAQLQQRGIKVVSDGTDNHLVLCDLRSIGMTGKRADQLVSEVNITANKNTVPYDPESPFVTSGLRLGSPAMTTRGMGEAEFTEIADIIADRLLNPEDATMVEHCQRRVAVLCDRFPLYAHLGGLVPALV, from the coding sequence GTGCCTCAAACTAATTTTGATTTTCTGCAAGAGTCCGATCCGCTGCTGGCCAGCATTGTGCAGCGCGAGCTCCAGCGCCAGCGCGACCACCTGGAGCTGATTGCCAGCGAAAACTTCACCTCGGCGGCGGTGCTGGCCGCCCAGGGGTCGGTGCTGACCAACAAATACGCTGAGGGTTTGCCTGGCAAGCGCTACTACGGCGGCTGCGCCTTTGTGGACGAGGCTGAGCAGCTGGCGATCGATCGCGCCAAGGAACTCTTCGGCGCGGCCCACGCCAACGTGCAGCCCCACTCGGGTGCCCAGGCCAACTTTGCCGTTTTTCTGGCCCTGCTCGAGCCCGGCGACACCATCTTGGGTATGGATCTCTCCCACGGTGGTCACCTCACCCACGGCTCACCGGTCAATGTGTCGGGCAAGTGGTTCAAGGTGGTGCAGTACGGCGTCAGCCGTGACACTGAGCAGCTTGACTTCGATCAAATTCGCGCCCTGGCGGTGGAGCACCGGCCCAAGCTGATCATCTGCGGCTACTCGGCCTACCCCCGCACCATTGACTTTGAAAAGTTTCGGGCGATCGCAGACGAAGTCGGGGCCTACCTGATGGCCGATATCGCCCACATTGCCGGGTTGGTGGCCGCGGGTCAGCACCCCAATCCCCTGCCCCACTGCGACGTGGTCACCACCACCACCCACAAAACCCTGCGGGGTCCTCGGGGCGGCCTCATCCTCACCCGCGACCTCGAACTGGGCAAAAAGTTTGACAAAGCGGTGTTTCCCGGCAGCCAGGGCGGTCCCCTGGAGCACGTGATAGCCGCCAAGGCGGTGGCCTTTGGCGAAGCCCTCAAACCCGAGTTTCGCACCTACGCCATTCAGGTGATCGCCAACGCCAAGCGGCTGGCGGCCCAGCTCCAGCAGCGGGGCATCAAGGTGGTCTCCGATGGCACCGATAACCATCTGGTGCTGTGCGACCTGCGCTCCATTGGCATGACCGGCAAGCGGGCCGATCAGCTGGTCAGCGAGGTCAACATCACCGCCAACAAAAATACGGTGCCCTACGATCCCGAATCGCCCTTTGTTACCAGTGGGCTGCGCCTGGGGTCCCCGGCTATGACCACCCGTGGCATGGGTGAAGCCGAGTTTACCGAAATTGCCGATATCATTGCCGATCGCCTGCTCAACCCCGAGGATGCCACCATGGTTGAACACTGCCAGCGCCGGGTGGCGGTCCTGTGCGATCGCTTCCCCCTCTATGCACACCTGGGGGGGCTGGTCCCTGCCCTGGTCTAG
- a CDS encoding glycosyltransferase family 4 protein has translation MPFVFYHVLAFGISAAVVLGTTPIVRRIGLKSGRVDQPGGRKVHDKPMVRLGGVSIFLGTLLALLAVWSLGGFIDVTGAHLAPPQEFQIWGVTLGGLAFFLIGLTDDLFGLSPISRLFMQAVVATMAWYVGVSIDFLTIPFYGLIQLPVFISLPVTILWLVGMANAINWIDGLDGLAAGVSGIAALVMLVVSLFMNQPAAALIAAALAGGALGFLRYNFNPAKIFMGDGGAYFMGFTLAGVGVIGLVKTVTTAAVLLPYLILAVPILDMSAVILDRLREGKSPFVADKRHLHHRLLQAGLSHRVTVLFIYVLTLWAGSLALAFAGIPSGLVYALGATALLSYTGWRLRQRTR, from the coding sequence ATGCCGTTTGTTTTCTATCACGTGCTGGCCTTTGGGATCTCCGCCGCGGTGGTGCTGGGTACGACGCCCATCGTGCGCCGCATCGGCCTCAAAAGTGGCCGCGTAGACCAGCCCGGCGGGCGCAAGGTGCACGATAAGCCGATGGTGCGCCTGGGCGGGGTGTCCATCTTTTTGGGCACGCTGCTGGCGCTGTTGGCCGTGTGGTCGTTGGGCGGATTTATCGATGTCACCGGTGCCCACCTCGCTCCTCCCCAGGAATTTCAAATTTGGGGCGTCACCCTGGGAGGGCTGGCGTTCTTTTTGATCGGCCTGACCGACGATCTGTTTGGCCTCTCTCCGATCAGTCGGCTATTTATGCAGGCGGTTGTGGCCACTATGGCCTGGTACGTCGGCGTCAGCATTGACTTTCTCACCATTCCCTTCTACGGCCTGATTCAGCTGCCGGTCTTTATCAGCCTGCCGGTCACCATTCTGTGGCTGGTGGGGATGGCCAACGCCATCAACTGGATCGATGGCCTCGACGGCCTGGCGGCGGGGGTCTCTGGCATCGCCGCCCTGGTGATGCTGGTGGTCAGCCTGTTTATGAACCAGCCCGCTGCCGCCCTGATCGCTGCGGCCCTGGCCGGTGGGGCGCTGGGGTTTTTGCGCTACAACTTCAACCCGGCCAAGATCTTCATGGGCGATGGCGGTGCCTACTTTATGGGCTTCACCCTGGCCGGGGTAGGCGTGATTGGCCTGGTCAAGACGGTGACTACCGCGGCGGTGCTGCTGCCCTACCTGATTTTGGCGGTACCCATCCTGGACATGTCAGCGGTAATTTTGGACCGCCTGCGGGAGGGTAAGTCGCCGTTTGTGGCCGACAAGCGCCACCTGCACCACCGTCTGCTCCAGGCGGGGCTCTCCCACCGGGTGACGGTGCTGTTTATCTACGTGCTGACCCTGTGGGCGGGCAGCCTGGCCCTGGCCTTCGCCGGTATTCCTAGCGGCCTGGTCTACGCCCTGGGCGCTACGGCCCTACTCAGCTACACCGGCTGGCGGCTGCGGCAGCGCACCCGCTGA